In a genomic window of Mustela nigripes isolate SB6536 chromosome 8, MUSNIG.SB6536, whole genome shotgun sequence:
- the MBD1 gene encoding methyl-CpG-binding domain protein 1 isoform X29, giving the protein MAEDWLECPALGPGWKRREVFRKSGATCGRSDTYYQSPTGDRIRSKVELTRYLGPACDLSLFDFKQGILCYPAPKPQSLPVPSKKRKKPSRPAKTRKRQVGPQKGEVRKDAPGDETKADADTAPASLPAPGCCENCGISFSGDGTRRQRLKTLCKDCRAQRIAFNREQRMFKRVGCGECAACQVTEDCGACSTCLLQLPHDVASGLFCKCERRRCLRIVERSRGCGVCRGCQTREDCGRCRVCLRPPRPGLRRQWRCVQRRCLRGKRSRRRGGCDSKMAARRRPPRTQPLPPVTPSQPPASPELQPRALAPSPPAEFIYYCVDEDELQPYTNRRQNRKCGTCAACLRRMDCGRCDFCCDKPKFGGSNQKRQKCRWRQCLQFAMKRLLPSVWAGSEDGAGPPPPYSRRKRPGSTRRPRLGQILKTLTTPTVRSGRAQTPMKQETGSGFVLPPPGTDLVFLREGASSPVQVPGPATASTEALLQAVDAGLPPVKQEPLDPEEDKEEESKEDSASDLAPEEEAGGAGTPVITEIFSLGGTRLRDTAVWLPRAGNREGKMDVKCGRRRTLWRARARAGTGEDGLERLSVSHHLQLR; this is encoded by the exons ATGGCTGAGGACTGGCTGGAGTGCCCAGCCTTGGGCCCTGGCTGGAAACGTCGTGAGGTCTTTCGAAAGTCAGGTGCCACCTGTGGACGCTCAGACACCTATTACCAGAG CCCCACAGGAGACAGGATCCGAAGCAAAGTTGAGCTGACCCGATACCTGGGCCCTGCGTGTGACCTCTCCCTCTTCGACTTCAAACAAGGCATTCTGTGTTATCCAGCCCCCAAG CCCCAGTCCTTACCTGTCCCTAGCAAAAAGCGGAAGAAGCCTTCACGGCCAGCCAAGACTCGGAAACGTCAGGTTGGACCCCAGAAGGGTGAGGTCAGGAAGGATGCCCCAGGGGATGAGACCAAGGCTGATGCTGACACAGCCCCAGCTTCACTGCCTGCTCCTGG GTGCTGTGAGAACTGTGGAATCAGCTTCTCAGGGGATGGTACCCGAAGACAGCGGCTCAAGACATTATGCAAGGACTGCAGAG cACAGAGGATTGCTTTCAACCGGGAGCAAAGGATGTTTAAG CGTGTGGGCTGCGGGGAGTGCGCAGCCTGCCAGGTAACCGAGGACTGCGGGGCCTGCTCCACATGCCTTCTGCAGTTGCCCCATGATGTGGCCTCGGGGCTGTTCTGCAAGTGTGAGCGGAGACGGTGCCTCCGGATTGTGGAAAGG AGCCGAGGGTGTGGAGTGTGCAGGGGCTGTCAGACCCGAGAGGACTGTGGCCGTTGTCGAGTTTGCCTTCGCCCTCCCCGCCCTGGTCTCAGGCGCCAATGGAGGTGTGTCCAGCGGCGCTGCTTACGG GGTAAACGTAGCCGCCGCAGAGGAGGCTGTGACTCCAAGATGGCTGCCCGGCGGCGCCCCCCACGAACCCAGCCACTGCCTCCAGTTACCCCGTCACAGCCTCCAGCGTCCCCAGAGCTG CAACCCAGAGCCCTGGCCCCCTCGCCACCTGCCGAATTCATCTATTACTGTGTAGACGAGGACGAGCTA CAGCCTTACACGAACCGTCGGCAGAACCGTAAGTGTGGGACCTGTGCAGCTTGCTTGCGCCGGATGGACTGTGGTCGTTGCGACTTCTGCTGTGACAAGCCGAAATTTGGGGGCAGCAATCAGAAGCGCCAGAAGTGTCGTTGGCGCCAGTGCCTGCAGTTTGCCAtg AAGCGGCTGCTGCCTAGTGTCTGGGCAGGATCTGAGGATGGAGCAGGGCCGCCCCCACCGTACTCTCGTCGAAAGAGACCTGGCTCTACTCGACGGCCACGTCTGGGCCAGATACTGAAGACCTTGACCACACCCACAGTCAGATCAGGCCGTGCCCAAACTCCAATGAAACAGGAAACGGGCAGTGGCTTTGTGCTACCCCCACCTGGCACTGACCTTGTGTTCTTACGGGAAGGTGCAAGCAGTCCTGTGCAGGTGCCTGGCCCTGCTACAGCTTCCACAGAAGCCCTGTTGCAG GCCGTAGATGCAGGCCTGCCACCTGTGAAGCAAGAGCCATTGGACCCTgaggaggacaaggaggaagagagcaagGAAGACTCCGCCTCCGACTTGGccccagaggaggaggcaggaggggctggcACACCCGTG ATCACGGAGATTTTCAGCCTGGGTGGAACCCGCCTCCGGGACACAGCGGTCTGGTTGCCAAG GGCAGGCAATCGGGAAGGGAAGATGGATGTAAAGTGTGGGAGACGGAGGACACTTTGGCGTGCACGAGCAAGAGCTGGAACCGGCGAGGATGGCCTAGAACGCCTGTCAGTGTCTCACCATCTCCAACTGCGATAA
- the MBD1 gene encoding methyl-CpG-binding domain protein 1 isoform X38, with translation MAEDWLECPALGPGWKRREVFRKSGATCGRSDTYYQSPTGDRIRSKVELTRYLGPACDLSLFDFKQGILCYPAPKPQSLPVPSKKRKKPSRPAKTRKRQVGPQKGEVRKDAPGDETKADADTAPASLPAPGCCENCGISFSGDGTRRQRLKTLCKDCRAQRIAFNREQRMFKSRGCGVCRGCQTREDCGRCRVCLRPPRPGLRRQWRCVQRRCLRGKRSRRRGGCDSKMAARRRPPRTQPLPPVTPSQPPASPELQPRALAPSPPAEFIYYCVDEDELQPYTNRRQNRKCGTCAACLRRMDCGRCDFCCDKPKFGGSNQKRQKCRWRQCLQFAMKRLLPSVWAGSEDGAGPPPPYSRRKRPGSTRRPRLGQILKTLTTPTVRSGRAQTPMKQETGSGFVLPPPGTDLVFLREGASSPVQVPGPATASTEALLQVKQEKVDAQEDWTPGTAILTSPVLLSGCPSKAVDAGLPPVKQEPLDPEEDKEEESKEDSASDLAPEEEAGGAGTPVITEIFSLGGTRLRDTAVWLPRSKDLKKPGARKQ, from the exons ATGGCTGAGGACTGGCTGGAGTGCCCAGCCTTGGGCCCTGGCTGGAAACGTCGTGAGGTCTTTCGAAAGTCAGGTGCCACCTGTGGACGCTCAGACACCTATTACCAGAG CCCCACAGGAGACAGGATCCGAAGCAAAGTTGAGCTGACCCGATACCTGGGCCCTGCGTGTGACCTCTCCCTCTTCGACTTCAAACAAGGCATTCTGTGTTATCCAGCCCCCAAG CCCCAGTCCTTACCTGTCCCTAGCAAAAAGCGGAAGAAGCCTTCACGGCCAGCCAAGACTCGGAAACGTCAGGTTGGACCCCAGAAGGGTGAGGTCAGGAAGGATGCCCCAGGGGATGAGACCAAGGCTGATGCTGACACAGCCCCAGCTTCACTGCCTGCTCCTGG GTGCTGTGAGAACTGTGGAATCAGCTTCTCAGGGGATGGTACCCGAAGACAGCGGCTCAAGACATTATGCAAGGACTGCAGAG cACAGAGGATTGCTTTCAACCGGGAGCAAAGGATGTTTAAG AGCCGAGGGTGTGGAGTGTGCAGGGGCTGTCAGACCCGAGAGGACTGTGGCCGTTGTCGAGTTTGCCTTCGCCCTCCCCGCCCTGGTCTCAGGCGCCAATGGAGGTGTGTCCAGCGGCGCTGCTTACGG GGTAAACGTAGCCGCCGCAGAGGAGGCTGTGACTCCAAGATGGCTGCCCGGCGGCGCCCCCCACGAACCCAGCCACTGCCTCCAGTTACCCCGTCACAGCCTCCAGCGTCCCCAGAGCTG CAACCCAGAGCCCTGGCCCCCTCGCCACCTGCCGAATTCATCTATTACTGTGTAGACGAGGACGAGCTA CAGCCTTACACGAACCGTCGGCAGAACCGTAAGTGTGGGACCTGTGCAGCTTGCTTGCGCCGGATGGACTGTGGTCGTTGCGACTTCTGCTGTGACAAGCCGAAATTTGGGGGCAGCAATCAGAAGCGCCAGAAGTGTCGTTGGCGCCAGTGCCTGCAGTTTGCCAtg AAGCGGCTGCTGCCTAGTGTCTGGGCAGGATCTGAGGATGGAGCAGGGCCGCCCCCACCGTACTCTCGTCGAAAGAGACCTGGCTCTACTCGACGGCCACGTCTGGGCCAGATACTGAAGACCTTGACCACACCCACAGTCAGATCAGGCCGTGCCCAAACTCCAATGAAACAGGAAACGGGCAGTGGCTTTGTGCTACCCCCACCTGGCACTGACCTTGTGTTCTTACGGGAAGGTGCAAGCAGTCCTGTGCAGGTGCCTGGCCCTGCTACAGCTTCCACAGAAGCCCTGTTGCAG GTGAAGCAAGAGAAGGTGGATGCCCAGGAAGACTGGACACCGGGCACAGCCATCCTGACTTCTCCTGTATTGCTGTCTGGCTGCCCCAGCAAG GCCGTAGATGCAGGCCTGCCACCTGTGAAGCAAGAGCCATTGGACCCTgaggaggacaaggaggaagagagcaagGAAGACTCCGCCTCCGACTTGGccccagaggaggaggcaggaggggctggcACACCCGTG ATCACGGAGATTTTCAGCCTGGGTGGAACCCGCCTCCGGGACACAGCGGTCTGGTTGCCAAG GTCCAAGGACCTTAAAAAACCTGGAGCTAGAAAACAGTAG
- the MBD1 gene encoding methyl-CpG-binding domain protein 1 isoform X39, translating into MAEDWLECPALGPGWKRREVFRKSGATCGRSDTYYQSPTGDRIRSKVELTRYLGPACDLSLFDFKQGILCYPAPKPQSLPVPSKKRKKPSRPAKTRKRQVGPQKGEVRKDAPGDETKADADTAPASLPAPGCCENCGISFSGDGTRRQRLKTLCKDCRAQRIAFNREQRMFKRVGCGECAACQVTEDCGACSTCLLQLPHDVASGLFCKCERRRCLRIVERSRGCGVCRGCQTREDCGRCRVCLRPPRPGLRRQWRCVQRRCLRGKRSRRRGGCDSKMAARRRPPRTQPLPPVTPSQPPASPELQPYTNRRQNRKCGTCAACLRRMDCGRCDFCCDKPKFGGSNQKRQKCRWRQCLQFAMKRLLPSVWAGSEDGAGPPPPYSRRKRPGSTRRPRLGQILKTLTTPTVRSGRAQTPMKQETGSGFVLPPPGTDLVFLREGASSPVQVPGPATASTEALLQAVDAGLPPVKQEPLDPEEDKEEESKEDSASDLAPEEEAGGAGTPVITEIFSLGGTRLRDTAVWLPRSKDLKKPGARKQ; encoded by the exons ATGGCTGAGGACTGGCTGGAGTGCCCAGCCTTGGGCCCTGGCTGGAAACGTCGTGAGGTCTTTCGAAAGTCAGGTGCCACCTGTGGACGCTCAGACACCTATTACCAGAG CCCCACAGGAGACAGGATCCGAAGCAAAGTTGAGCTGACCCGATACCTGGGCCCTGCGTGTGACCTCTCCCTCTTCGACTTCAAACAAGGCATTCTGTGTTATCCAGCCCCCAAG CCCCAGTCCTTACCTGTCCCTAGCAAAAAGCGGAAGAAGCCTTCACGGCCAGCCAAGACTCGGAAACGTCAGGTTGGACCCCAGAAGGGTGAGGTCAGGAAGGATGCCCCAGGGGATGAGACCAAGGCTGATGCTGACACAGCCCCAGCTTCACTGCCTGCTCCTGG GTGCTGTGAGAACTGTGGAATCAGCTTCTCAGGGGATGGTACCCGAAGACAGCGGCTCAAGACATTATGCAAGGACTGCAGAG cACAGAGGATTGCTTTCAACCGGGAGCAAAGGATGTTTAAG CGTGTGGGCTGCGGGGAGTGCGCAGCCTGCCAGGTAACCGAGGACTGCGGGGCCTGCTCCACATGCCTTCTGCAGTTGCCCCATGATGTGGCCTCGGGGCTGTTCTGCAAGTGTGAGCGGAGACGGTGCCTCCGGATTGTGGAAAGG AGCCGAGGGTGTGGAGTGTGCAGGGGCTGTCAGACCCGAGAGGACTGTGGCCGTTGTCGAGTTTGCCTTCGCCCTCCCCGCCCTGGTCTCAGGCGCCAATGGAGGTGTGTCCAGCGGCGCTGCTTACGG GGTAAACGTAGCCGCCGCAGAGGAGGCTGTGACTCCAAGATGGCTGCCCGGCGGCGCCCCCCACGAACCCAGCCACTGCCTCCAGTTACCCCGTCACAGCCTCCAGCGTCCCCAGAGCTG CAGCCTTACACGAACCGTCGGCAGAACCGTAAGTGTGGGACCTGTGCAGCTTGCTTGCGCCGGATGGACTGTGGTCGTTGCGACTTCTGCTGTGACAAGCCGAAATTTGGGGGCAGCAATCAGAAGCGCCAGAAGTGTCGTTGGCGCCAGTGCCTGCAGTTTGCCAtg AAGCGGCTGCTGCCTAGTGTCTGGGCAGGATCTGAGGATGGAGCAGGGCCGCCCCCACCGTACTCTCGTCGAAAGAGACCTGGCTCTACTCGACGGCCACGTCTGGGCCAGATACTGAAGACCTTGACCACACCCACAGTCAGATCAGGCCGTGCCCAAACTCCAATGAAACAGGAAACGGGCAGTGGCTTTGTGCTACCCCCACCTGGCACTGACCTTGTGTTCTTACGGGAAGGTGCAAGCAGTCCTGTGCAGGTGCCTGGCCCTGCTACAGCTTCCACAGAAGCCCTGTTGCAG GCCGTAGATGCAGGCCTGCCACCTGTGAAGCAAGAGCCATTGGACCCTgaggaggacaaggaggaagagagcaagGAAGACTCCGCCTCCGACTTGGccccagaggaggaggcaggaggggctggcACACCCGTG ATCACGGAGATTTTCAGCCTGGGTGGAACCCGCCTCCGGGACACAGCGGTCTGGTTGCCAAG GTCCAAGGACCTTAAAAAACCTGGAGCTAGAAAACAGTAG
- the MBD1 gene encoding methyl-CpG-binding domain protein 1 isoform X33, with product MAEDWLECPALGPGWKRREVFRKSGATCGRSDTYYQSPTGDRIRSKVELTRYLGPACDLSLFDFKQGILCYPAPKPQSLPVPSKKRKKPSRPAKTRKRQVGPQKGEVRKDAPGDETKADADTAPASLPAPGCCENCGISFSGDGTRRQRLKTLCKDCRAQRIAFNREQRMFKRVGCGECAACQVTEDCGACSTCLLQLPHDVASGLFCKCERRRCLRIVERSRGCGVCRGCQTREDCGRCRVCLRPPRPGLRRQWRCVQRRCLRGKRSRRRGGCDSKMAARRRPPRTQPLPPVTPSQPPASPELQPYTNRRQNRKCGTCAACLRRMDCGRCDFCCDKPKFGGSNQKRQKCRWRQCLQFAMKRLLPSVWAGSEDGAGPPPPYSRRKRPGSTRRPRLGQILKTLTTPTVRSGRAQTPMKQETGSGFVLPPPGTDLVFLREGASSPVQVPGPATASTEALLQEAQCPGLSWVVALPQVKQEKVDAQEDWTPGTAILTSPVLLSGCPSKAVDAGLPPVKQEPLDPEEDKEEESKEDSASDLAPEEEAGGAGTPVITEIFSLGGTRLRDTAVWLPRSKDLKKPGARKQ from the exons ATGGCTGAGGACTGGCTGGAGTGCCCAGCCTTGGGCCCTGGCTGGAAACGTCGTGAGGTCTTTCGAAAGTCAGGTGCCACCTGTGGACGCTCAGACACCTATTACCAGAG CCCCACAGGAGACAGGATCCGAAGCAAAGTTGAGCTGACCCGATACCTGGGCCCTGCGTGTGACCTCTCCCTCTTCGACTTCAAACAAGGCATTCTGTGTTATCCAGCCCCCAAG CCCCAGTCCTTACCTGTCCCTAGCAAAAAGCGGAAGAAGCCTTCACGGCCAGCCAAGACTCGGAAACGTCAGGTTGGACCCCAGAAGGGTGAGGTCAGGAAGGATGCCCCAGGGGATGAGACCAAGGCTGATGCTGACACAGCCCCAGCTTCACTGCCTGCTCCTGG GTGCTGTGAGAACTGTGGAATCAGCTTCTCAGGGGATGGTACCCGAAGACAGCGGCTCAAGACATTATGCAAGGACTGCAGAG cACAGAGGATTGCTTTCAACCGGGAGCAAAGGATGTTTAAG CGTGTGGGCTGCGGGGAGTGCGCAGCCTGCCAGGTAACCGAGGACTGCGGGGCCTGCTCCACATGCCTTCTGCAGTTGCCCCATGATGTGGCCTCGGGGCTGTTCTGCAAGTGTGAGCGGAGACGGTGCCTCCGGATTGTGGAAAGG AGCCGAGGGTGTGGAGTGTGCAGGGGCTGTCAGACCCGAGAGGACTGTGGCCGTTGTCGAGTTTGCCTTCGCCCTCCCCGCCCTGGTCTCAGGCGCCAATGGAGGTGTGTCCAGCGGCGCTGCTTACGG GGTAAACGTAGCCGCCGCAGAGGAGGCTGTGACTCCAAGATGGCTGCCCGGCGGCGCCCCCCACGAACCCAGCCACTGCCTCCAGTTACCCCGTCACAGCCTCCAGCGTCCCCAGAGCTG CAGCCTTACACGAACCGTCGGCAGAACCGTAAGTGTGGGACCTGTGCAGCTTGCTTGCGCCGGATGGACTGTGGTCGTTGCGACTTCTGCTGTGACAAGCCGAAATTTGGGGGCAGCAATCAGAAGCGCCAGAAGTGTCGTTGGCGCCAGTGCCTGCAGTTTGCCAtg AAGCGGCTGCTGCCTAGTGTCTGGGCAGGATCTGAGGATGGAGCAGGGCCGCCCCCACCGTACTCTCGTCGAAAGAGACCTGGCTCTACTCGACGGCCACGTCTGGGCCAGATACTGAAGACCTTGACCACACCCACAGTCAGATCAGGCCGTGCCCAAACTCCAATGAAACAGGAAACGGGCAGTGGCTTTGTGCTACCCCCACCTGGCACTGACCTTGTGTTCTTACGGGAAGGTGCAAGCAGTCCTGTGCAGGTGCCTGGCCCTGCTACAGCTTCCACAGAAGCCCTGTTGCAG GAGGCCCAGTGCCCAGGCCTGAGTTGGGTTGTGGCCTTACCCCAGGTGAAGCAAGAGAAGGTGGATGCCCAGGAAGACTGGACACCGGGCACAGCCATCCTGACTTCTCCTGTATTGCTGTCTGGCTGCCCCAGCAAG GCCGTAGATGCAGGCCTGCCACCTGTGAAGCAAGAGCCATTGGACCCTgaggaggacaaggaggaagagagcaagGAAGACTCCGCCTCCGACTTGGccccagaggaggaggcaggaggggctggcACACCCGTG ATCACGGAGATTTTCAGCCTGGGTGGAACCCGCCTCCGGGACACAGCGGTCTGGTTGCCAAG GTCCAAGGACCTTAAAAAACCTGGAGCTAGAAAACAGTAG
- the MBD1 gene encoding methyl-CpG-binding domain protein 1 isoform X26: MAEDWLECPALGPGWKRREVFRKSGATCGRSDTYYQSPTGDRIRSKVELTRYLGPACDLSLFDFKQGILCYPAPKPQSLPVPSKKRKKPSRPAKTRKRQVGPQKGEVRKDAPGDETKADADTAPASLPAPGCCENCGISFSGDGTRRQRLKTLCKDCRAQRIAFNREQRMFKRVGCGECAACQVTEDCGACSTCLLQLPHDVASGLFCKCERRRCLRIVERSRGCGVCRGCQTREDCGRCRVCLRPPRPGLRRQWRCVQRRCLRGKRSRRRGGCDSKMAARRRPPRTQPLPPVTPSQPPASPELQPRALAPSPPAEFIYYCVDEDELQPYTNRRQNRKCGTCAACLRRMDCGRCDFCCDKPKFGGSNQKRQKCRWRQCLQFAMKRLLPSVWAGSEDGAGPPPPYSRRKRPGSTRRPRLGQILKTLTTPTVRSGRAQTPMKQETGSGFVLPPPGTDLVFLREGASSPVQVPGPATASTEALLQEAQCPGLSWVVALPQVKQEKVDAQEDWTPGTAILTSPVLLSGCPSKAVDAGLPPVKQEPLDPEEDKEEESKEDSASDLAPEEEAGGAGTPVITEIFSLGGTRLRDTAVWLPRSKDLKKPGARKQ, translated from the exons ATGGCTGAGGACTGGCTGGAGTGCCCAGCCTTGGGCCCTGGCTGGAAACGTCGTGAGGTCTTTCGAAAGTCAGGTGCCACCTGTGGACGCTCAGACACCTATTACCAGAG CCCCACAGGAGACAGGATCCGAAGCAAAGTTGAGCTGACCCGATACCTGGGCCCTGCGTGTGACCTCTCCCTCTTCGACTTCAAACAAGGCATTCTGTGTTATCCAGCCCCCAAG CCCCAGTCCTTACCTGTCCCTAGCAAAAAGCGGAAGAAGCCTTCACGGCCAGCCAAGACTCGGAAACGTCAGGTTGGACCCCAGAAGGGTGAGGTCAGGAAGGATGCCCCAGGGGATGAGACCAAGGCTGATGCTGACACAGCCCCAGCTTCACTGCCTGCTCCTGG GTGCTGTGAGAACTGTGGAATCAGCTTCTCAGGGGATGGTACCCGAAGACAGCGGCTCAAGACATTATGCAAGGACTGCAGAG cACAGAGGATTGCTTTCAACCGGGAGCAAAGGATGTTTAAG CGTGTGGGCTGCGGGGAGTGCGCAGCCTGCCAGGTAACCGAGGACTGCGGGGCCTGCTCCACATGCCTTCTGCAGTTGCCCCATGATGTGGCCTCGGGGCTGTTCTGCAAGTGTGAGCGGAGACGGTGCCTCCGGATTGTGGAAAGG AGCCGAGGGTGTGGAGTGTGCAGGGGCTGTCAGACCCGAGAGGACTGTGGCCGTTGTCGAGTTTGCCTTCGCCCTCCCCGCCCTGGTCTCAGGCGCCAATGGAGGTGTGTCCAGCGGCGCTGCTTACGG GGTAAACGTAGCCGCCGCAGAGGAGGCTGTGACTCCAAGATGGCTGCCCGGCGGCGCCCCCCACGAACCCAGCCACTGCCTCCAGTTACCCCGTCACAGCCTCCAGCGTCCCCAGAGCTG CAACCCAGAGCCCTGGCCCCCTCGCCACCTGCCGAATTCATCTATTACTGTGTAGACGAGGACGAGCTA CAGCCTTACACGAACCGTCGGCAGAACCGTAAGTGTGGGACCTGTGCAGCTTGCTTGCGCCGGATGGACTGTGGTCGTTGCGACTTCTGCTGTGACAAGCCGAAATTTGGGGGCAGCAATCAGAAGCGCCAGAAGTGTCGTTGGCGCCAGTGCCTGCAGTTTGCCAtg AAGCGGCTGCTGCCTAGTGTCTGGGCAGGATCTGAGGATGGAGCAGGGCCGCCCCCACCGTACTCTCGTCGAAAGAGACCTGGCTCTACTCGACGGCCACGTCTGGGCCAGATACTGAAGACCTTGACCACACCCACAGTCAGATCAGGCCGTGCCCAAACTCCAATGAAACAGGAAACGGGCAGTGGCTTTGTGCTACCCCCACCTGGCACTGACCTTGTGTTCTTACGGGAAGGTGCAAGCAGTCCTGTGCAGGTGCCTGGCCCTGCTACAGCTTCCACAGAAGCCCTGTTGCAG GAGGCCCAGTGCCCAGGCCTGAGTTGGGTTGTGGCCTTACCCCAGGTGAAGCAAGAGAAGGTGGATGCCCAGGAAGACTGGACACCGGGCACAGCCATCCTGACTTCTCCTGTATTGCTGTCTGGCTGCCCCAGCAAG GCCGTAGATGCAGGCCTGCCACCTGTGAAGCAAGAGCCATTGGACCCTgaggaggacaaggaggaagagagcaagGAAGACTCCGCCTCCGACTTGGccccagaggaggaggcaggaggggctggcACACCCGTG ATCACGGAGATTTTCAGCCTGGGTGGAACCCGCCTCCGGGACACAGCGGTCTGGTTGCCAAG GTCCAAGGACCTTAAAAAACCTGGAGCTAGAAAACAGTAG
- the MBD1 gene encoding methyl-CpG-binding domain protein 1 isoform X35: MAEDWLECPALGPGWKRREVFRKSGATCGRSDTYYQSPTGDRIRSKVELTRYLGPACDLSLFDFKQGILCYPAPKPQSLPVPSKKRKKPSRPAKTRKRQVGPQKGEVRKDAPGDETKADADTAPASLPAPGCCENCGISFSGDGTRRQRLKTLCKDCRAQRIAFNREQRMFKLPHDVASGLFCKCERRRCLRIVERSRGCGVCRGCQTREDCGRCRVCLRPPRPGLRRQWRCVQRRCLRGKRSRRRGGCDSKMAARRRPPRTQPLPPVTPSQPPASPELQPRALAPSPPAEFIYYCVDEDELQPYTNRRQNRKCGTCAACLRRMDCGRCDFCCDKPKFGGSNQKRQKCRWRQCLQFAMKRLLPSVWAGSEDGAGPPPPYSRRKRPGSTRRPRLGQILKTLTTPTVRSGRAQTPMKQETGSGFVLPPPGTDLVFLREGASSPVQVPGPATASTEALLQVKQEKVDAQEDWTPGTAILTSPVLLSGCPSKAVDAGLPPVKQEPLDPEEDKEEESKEDSASDLAPEEEAGGAGTPVITEIFSLGGTRLRDTAVWLPRSKDLKKPGARKQ, translated from the exons ATGGCTGAGGACTGGCTGGAGTGCCCAGCCTTGGGCCCTGGCTGGAAACGTCGTGAGGTCTTTCGAAAGTCAGGTGCCACCTGTGGACGCTCAGACACCTATTACCAGAG CCCCACAGGAGACAGGATCCGAAGCAAAGTTGAGCTGACCCGATACCTGGGCCCTGCGTGTGACCTCTCCCTCTTCGACTTCAAACAAGGCATTCTGTGTTATCCAGCCCCCAAG CCCCAGTCCTTACCTGTCCCTAGCAAAAAGCGGAAGAAGCCTTCACGGCCAGCCAAGACTCGGAAACGTCAGGTTGGACCCCAGAAGGGTGAGGTCAGGAAGGATGCCCCAGGGGATGAGACCAAGGCTGATGCTGACACAGCCCCAGCTTCACTGCCTGCTCCTGG GTGCTGTGAGAACTGTGGAATCAGCTTCTCAGGGGATGGTACCCGAAGACAGCGGCTCAAGACATTATGCAAGGACTGCAGAG cACAGAGGATTGCTTTCAACCGGGAGCAAAGGATGTTTAAG TTGCCCCATGATGTGGCCTCGGGGCTGTTCTGCAAGTGTGAGCGGAGACGGTGCCTCCGGATTGTGGAAAGG AGCCGAGGGTGTGGAGTGTGCAGGGGCTGTCAGACCCGAGAGGACTGTGGCCGTTGTCGAGTTTGCCTTCGCCCTCCCCGCCCTGGTCTCAGGCGCCAATGGAGGTGTGTCCAGCGGCGCTGCTTACGG GGTAAACGTAGCCGCCGCAGAGGAGGCTGTGACTCCAAGATGGCTGCCCGGCGGCGCCCCCCACGAACCCAGCCACTGCCTCCAGTTACCCCGTCACAGCCTCCAGCGTCCCCAGAGCTG CAACCCAGAGCCCTGGCCCCCTCGCCACCTGCCGAATTCATCTATTACTGTGTAGACGAGGACGAGCTA CAGCCTTACACGAACCGTCGGCAGAACCGTAAGTGTGGGACCTGTGCAGCTTGCTTGCGCCGGATGGACTGTGGTCGTTGCGACTTCTGCTGTGACAAGCCGAAATTTGGGGGCAGCAATCAGAAGCGCCAGAAGTGTCGTTGGCGCCAGTGCCTGCAGTTTGCCAtg AAGCGGCTGCTGCCTAGTGTCTGGGCAGGATCTGAGGATGGAGCAGGGCCGCCCCCACCGTACTCTCGTCGAAAGAGACCTGGCTCTACTCGACGGCCACGTCTGGGCCAGATACTGAAGACCTTGACCACACCCACAGTCAGATCAGGCCGTGCCCAAACTCCAATGAAACAGGAAACGGGCAGTGGCTTTGTGCTACCCCCACCTGGCACTGACCTTGTGTTCTTACGGGAAGGTGCAAGCAGTCCTGTGCAGGTGCCTGGCCCTGCTACAGCTTCCACAGAAGCCCTGTTGCAG GTGAAGCAAGAGAAGGTGGATGCCCAGGAAGACTGGACACCGGGCACAGCCATCCTGACTTCTCCTGTATTGCTGTCTGGCTGCCCCAGCAAG GCCGTAGATGCAGGCCTGCCACCTGTGAAGCAAGAGCCATTGGACCCTgaggaggacaaggaggaagagagcaagGAAGACTCCGCCTCCGACTTGGccccagaggaggaggcaggaggggctggcACACCCGTG ATCACGGAGATTTTCAGCCTGGGTGGAACCCGCCTCCGGGACACAGCGGTCTGGTTGCCAAG GTCCAAGGACCTTAAAAAACCTGGAGCTAGAAAACAGTAG